A portion of the Bifidobacterium lemurum genome contains these proteins:
- a CDS encoding TetR/AcrR family transcriptional regulator encodes MVMKQPEVTAKTRNRLRRAFWMLYERQPIEKITVRQITDLAGYNRATFYMYYTSVLDLREHVEDDFIARRITAMRDVIVDFSDPDSIRINLAAFLDQSAKDKPFLKVLLGPHGDPAFVEKMKEAVKPFMMPLIERNIGKDAAGRNAEYVREFYFSGVLAVVRRWLTDPDPMPTEDLLELIVGVFMPDVSVE; translated from the coding sequence ATGGTCATGAAACAGCCCGAGGTCACCGCCAAGACGCGCAACCGTCTGCGCCGCGCGTTCTGGATGCTGTACGAGCGCCAGCCCATCGAGAAGATCACGGTGCGGCAGATCACCGATCTCGCCGGCTACAACCGGGCCACGTTCTACATGTACTACACCAGCGTGCTCGATCTGCGTGAACACGTGGAGGATGATTTCATCGCGCGCCGCATAACCGCCATGCGGGATGTGATCGTCGACTTCAGCGATCCGGACAGCATCCGCATCAATCTCGCCGCGTTTCTCGACCAGAGCGCCAAGGACAAGCCTTTTCTCAAAGTGCTGCTTGGTCCCCATGGAGACCCCGCCTTCGTGGAGAAGATGAAGGAAGCCGTCAAGCCGTTCATGATGCCTCTTATCGAGCGGAACATCGGCAAAGACGCTGCGGGGCGGAACGCGGAATACGTGCGGGAGTTCTATTTCTCAGGCGTCCTTGCCGTGGTCCGCCGGTGGCTCACCGACCCCGATCCCATGCCCACCGAGGATCTGCTTGAACTCATCGTCGGCGTGTTCATGCCGGACGTCAGCGTCGAATAA